The Deinococcus reticulitermitis sequence CGTGATCCTGGAAAACTACGACATGAATGTCGCCCGCCACCTCGTGCAGGGGGTCGACATCTGGCTGAACAACCCCCGCCGGCCCCTCGAGGCCTCGGGCACGAGCGGCATGAAAGCCAGCTTCAACGGCTCGCCCAACTTCAGCGTGCTCGACGGCTGGTGGCGCGAGGGCTACGACGGAGAGAACGGCTGGCCGATCGGCGAGGAGCGCGAGTACGCCGACCTCGCTGTGCAGGACGACGCCGACGCCTACGACCTCTACCGCCGCCTTGAAGAAGAGATCGTGCCGCGTTACTACGGCACGGCGCCCGGTGCCGGGAGCTGGGCCGCCACGGTGCGCCGCTCGATCGAGACGGTCAGCCCGCGCTTCTCGATGCAGCGTCAGGTGATTGACTATGTTCAGCAGTATTACGGCCCGCTCGGTCAGCGCGGCGCGGGGCTCGCGGCCAACGGTGCCGCCCGCGCCCGCGAGGTGGCCGCCTGGAAAGGCTGGGTGCGCCAGCAGTGGCCCCACACCCACATCCAGGCGCACGCCAATCTGCCCACCACCGCCCGCCCAGGCGAGAAGGTGACAGTCAGCGCCCAGGTCAACCCCGCCGGCATCCGCCCCGAGGAGCTGCGGGTCGAGGCGGTCCTCAGGCGCGGGCAGGAAGTGCTGCACTTCCCACTTCAGGCCGGCGAAAACGGAACCTACAACGCCGAGGTGCCCCTCGAGGGCAGCGGCCTGTATTCGCTCGGTGTGCGGATGCTCCCGGTCATTCCGGGCCTGAGCAGCGATTTCGAAGCGGGCCTCGTGAAGTGGGCCTGAATAAGGGAGGCTGAATTAAGAAGGCCGGGGCCAGGCGCCGGCTTGAGGGCCTGAAAGGGGGAGAGCCTGGGCGCTGCGCCCCCTTTTTGCTGTGGATTCACCGTTCTCTCTTCCGGCCCGCTCTGGGTGAGGGGCATCATCGGCTCAAACCGCTGCCTAAACAGTTGACCTTTTTGCTCAGCTTCTTGATGTACCTTTTGCCTTGATGACGGCTCTTCCTTCTCCGCCGGACCTGACGCAGCCCGAGCGGCGCACGCCTTCACGCTGGAGGGTGCTGAGCTGGCAGATCCTTGGCCTCGCGCTGATTCTTGGCGTCTGGTGGCTGGTCACCGATCTCCTGAAGCTCTATCCGCCCTACGTTTTTCCGAGCCCCAGAGCGGTATGGACCGAGATCGCTTACGGGCTGTGGGGCACCGGGCCGCAGGACGGCAAGCTGCTTGCGGCCATCGGGGGGAGCCTGCGCCGGGTGCTGACCGGCTACCTGATCGCGGTGCTGCTGGGTGGGCTTGCGGGACTCCTGATGGGCGCTTGGCTGCCGCTGCGCGCGACGCTGGGGGCCTACCTCACCGGGCTCCAGAGCATTCCGAGCATCGCGTTCGTGCCGTTTGCGATCCTGTTTTTCGGCCTCAACGAGCGGGCCGTGCTGTTCGTGGTGATTCTTGAAGGCTTCATCCCGGTCGCGCTCGCGGTTTCCGGAGCCCTGCTCAACGTACCGCCGGCCCTGCGGGTCGCGGGGCGCACCCTGGGGGCGAGCGGGCCGGGGCTGATGCTGCGGGTGTTGCTGCCCGCCGCCCTGCCCAACGTGCTGACTGGGCTGCGGACCGCCTGGAGCTTCGCGTGGCGCGCGCTTGTCGGCGGCGAACTGCTGATCGCGGGGGCCAAGAGCCTCGGTGAGCTGCTCGAGGTGGGGCGCAACACCGCCAACGTGGCGCTCGTGCTCGCCACCATATTGATTATCGGGGTGATCGGCGGCCTCTTCGACGCTCTGCTGCGCCGTGCCGAGGGCCGGGTGCGGCGTGATTACGGTCTGGAGGTACAGACATGACGGTAGGAGGAGTCACACCACCGCCCGCCCGAAGTCTGGGAGAGTTTGGAGATGAGGAAAGCAGTGTGACGCAGACCCGGCGCCCGGTGGCTGGCTCAAGCCTCAGCCTGGACCGCGTGACCTACCGCTACGGACGCGGCGGCGCGGGGGTCGGCCCGCTCGACATCCAGGTGGCGCCGGGCGAGTTCCTGTGCGTGGTGGGGCCGTCGGGGAGCGGCAAAAGCACGCTGCTCTCACTGCTCGCCGGCTTTCTGCGCCCGCAGCAGGGCCAGATCCGGCTCGGCGGCGACGTGGTGCAGGGGCCGCACCCGGCGCTGACGCTCGTGCAGCAGGAGCCGGCGCTCTTTCCCTGGCTGACGGTGGCGGGCAACGTGGCGTTCGGGCTCAAACGGCTGAGCGGCCCCGAGCGCTCGGCGCGGGTCGAGGAGGCGCTGCGGCTCGTCGGGCTGTCGGGCTACGGGGGTCGGCGGGTCCATGAACTCTCGGGTGGGCAACGCCAGCGGGTGAGTCTGGCCCGCGCCCTGGCGGTCAAGCCGGGGCTGCTGCTGCTCGACGAGCCGTTCAGCGCTCTGGACCACGCCACCCGCACCTCGCTCGCCGACGAACTCCTCGCCATCTGGTGGGAGCAGAAGGTCACCGTGGTCTTCGTGACCCACCAGCTCGACGAGGCGCTGCACCTGGGGCGGCGGGTGGTGGCGCTGCGGCGGGGCGAGGTGGCGCTCGACGCCCCGAGCCAGGGCCTGAGCGTCCAGGAACTGCGGCAGGTGCTCGGCGGCTGAGCCCTGGCAGCGGCTGGTAGGAGGCGGCCCGTATACTCGCGCTGTGACGCAAGGTTTCTCACCGGCCCCTTCCCCGCTGGGGGTGCTTCCGCCGCCGGGTCCGACCTGCGTGCATCTGCCGCTCGGCGTGACGCCGCAGGAACTCGCGCGCCACGCGGTCGGGCTCGCCAACGCGCGCGGCGGCAGCGTGGTGGTGGGGGCCGACCTCGTGGGGGGGCATGGGGGCCGCGACGCCGGGGAACTGCATCCCCTGATGATCACCCACGCGATCTTCGAGCTCTCGGGCGGGCGCCTGACGGTCAATGTGCAGCACCACCGCCTGCCGGGCGGTACGCAGGTGCTCACCGTGTTCGTGCCGCAGGCGCCCTACGTCCTCGCGGCGCCCGACGGCGCGGTGCTGGCCTGGGACGGCGCGCACCTCGTGCCGGTGCTGCCGGGTACGGGCGAACCGGTCGCCGACCAGGACTACACGGCGGTCGTGCCGCCCGACGCTTCGCTCGCCGACCTCGACCCCGCCGAGGTGGGGCGGTTGCGGCTGCTCGGGCGGCGCATCGATGCGGCCAACCTGCCCGACCTCGACTTTCTGCGCGAACTCGGGCTGCTCGTGCCGAGTGGGGGAGCGCTGCGGCCCACGCTCGCGGCGATCCTGCTCGCCGGCACCGGCGCGGCGCTGCGGGCGCACGTGCCGCAGGCCGAGGTGTGTTATTTCCACCACCAGACGAACGACGTGGAATTCCAGTTCCGCGAGGACCTGCGCCGCCCCCTGCCGTCGCTGCTGCTGCGCCTCTCCGAGCTGATCCAGGCCAGAAACCGTTTCACACCGGTGCAGGTGGGGTTATTTAGGGTGGAGGTCTGGGACCACGATGAGTCGGTCTACCGCGAGGCGCTGCTCAACGCCCTGACGCACCGCGACTACACCCTGCGCGACGTGGTGCATGTCCACCACTACCCCGACCGGCTGGAGATCATGAGTCCCGGCGGCTTTTCCGGCGGCATCACGCCCGGCAACATCCTGCGCCACCAGCCCAAGCGGCGCAATCCTCTGCTCGCGGGTGTCCTCGCGCGGCTCGGGCTCGTCGAGCAGGCGGGAGTGGGCGTGGACAAGATGTTCAGCCTGATGCTCAGGCACGGCAAGGAGCCGCCCGAGTACGTCAACTACCCCGACGCGGTGACCCTGACGCTTTACGGCTCAGCCTTCGACTCGGATTTCGTGCGTTTCGTCGCGCGTAAGCAAGAGGAGTTGCCGCAACTCTCGCTCGACATGCTGATCGTGCTCAGCGTGCTCGCGCGCGAGGGCGAGGCTCCGCGCGCCGTCCTCGCCCGCGCCCTCCAACTTCCCGAGGACCGCACGCCCCGGCTGCTGCGCCAGATGGAAGACCTCGGCCTGATTGTGCGGGCCGGCGTCGGGCGCGGCATCGCCTACCACCTCGCCCCGGAAGTCGGGCAGGCGCTGGGGCGCGAGCGCCGCCGCCGGCTCGCGGTGGTCCCGGACCAGGAAGGTGAGGTCACCGAGCGTCCCACGCTGCTCGCCTCCGGCAACGGCCCGGGCCAGCCAGCGCCCTCCGCCATGCGGGAGCCGGAGCCCTCACAGAGCCCTGAGTCGGCACCGGCGCGCTCACGGGCGCAGACGGGAACGCTGAGCGCCTCCGGCCCCACCCAGAGCGAGGTGCGCGCCATTGCTCTCGCCCTCGCCCGCGAGCGCGGACAGGTGCGCAACGCCGACTTGCGCGAGGTCTGCGGCCTGAGCGCCCAGCAGTCCTGGCGGGTGCTGCGCGGCCTCGTGGACGCCGGGCGACTCGTGCGCCGGGGCAGCGGCACGCGCGGCGCCGCCTACGAGCTGGCGGGCGGGCCGGGCTGAGCGGCAAAGCGGCGAGGCGGTCCCCGAATAAGGACCGCCCCAGCAAGCTGCGCGCCTGAGCTTCAGACGTTGAAGCCGAACATCCGCATCTGGCGCTTGCCGTCCTCGGTCATCTTGTCGGGACCCCAGGGCGGCGTCCAGACGAACTCGACGTTGACGCCGCTCACCCCGTCGAGCCGGCCCACCGCCATCTCGGCGTCGGCGCGGATCAGGTCCTGCACCGGGCAGCCCACGCTGGTCAGCGTCATGGTGATGTCCACCTGGCCGCTGTCCATCACGTCCACCCCGTAGATCAGTCCGAGGTCCACGACGTTCACCGGGATCTCCGGGTCCTTGACGATTTTGAGGGCTTCGAGCACCTGCGCTTCGGTGGGCCGGGTGTCCAGGGCGGCGGGAGCTTCGCCGGTCATGCGTTGCCCCGGACGCCGCTGCCATGAACACTGGGCAGGCCGTCCTCGACCCAGGCATTGGTGCCGCCCTGGAGGTTGACCACATCGCTGTAGCCCTGCTCCAGCAGCCATTCGCCGGCCCGCGCGCTCCGCGCTCCGCTGCGGCAGATCATCACGAGGGGGCGGTCTTTGGGCAGCTCGGAGGCGCGGGCCTCGAACTCGCTGAGCGGCATAAGCTGCGCGCCCTCGGCATGGACGGCCTCGTATTCGTCGGGTTCGCGCACATCGACGAGCAGGGCGCCCTGCTGCACGAGCCGCTGCCCTTCGGCGGGAGTCACTTCTTTCATAGCGCTCAGCATAGCGGTCCCTCGGGCGCGCGTCTGGAAGGGTGATACTTTCCCCATGCCCACCGTCATTGACCTGCGCCGCCCCGAGGAGCGCGAGCGGGCGCCCCTCCCCGGCAGCGTCGCCCTTACCCTCGAAGAGATCGAGGACGGCGCCCACGGCCTGCGCCCCGAGCAGGGACCCTTCACGGTGATTTGCACCTTGGGCACCCGGGCGGACCTCGCCGCGCGCTACCTGCGGGCCGACGGGCTCGACGCCCGGCGCGGCAGTCCCGACTGATCCGGGGCGCTCAGCCCGGCAAGTCGCCGTTCACGAACACGGTCTTCTGGTCGGTGTAGTGCACCTGTCCGGCGGGCGCGCCCCTGGGCCGCCAGACATATTTGATGCGGGTGTAGTCCACCGGCACGTTGCCGCTGCCGCGCGCCTTGGAGTGGGCGGCGGCGAGCTGCGCGGCGTAGAGGATGTCGGGCAGGTCGAGATCCTTGCCGCCCGAGCGCACCAACACGTGCGAGCCCGGATAGCCCTGGGCGTGAAACCACCAGTCCATGCTTCTGCCGACGCGGTGGGTCAGGGTCGCGTTTTCCTTGTTGTTGCGGCCCACGAGCGCCTCGTGGCCGCCGGGGGTGCGGTAACGGGCGCCGTAGGGACTGCGCTCGGGCTTTTCACTTTCCAGGTCGGTGGCGAGCGCTTCGAGCTGCGCGAGGTCGGCCTGCTCCAGCCGCGCGAGGCGCTCGCGGGCGGCCTCCAGTTCGCTGCGGATGTTCTCCTCGCGCTCGGCGAGACGCAGGTAGACCTCCTCGCGGCGCCGGGCGCGGGCGTAGCGTTTCTCGGCGTTCTGCACCGCGCTGAGCTGCGGCTCCAGGGCCACCGGCACCTCACCCTCGCCATCAAATGCGGGAAGCACGGCACTCGCGGCGCCGGGTTCGACGGTGTGTGCGTAGGCCATCAGCAGGTCGGCCTCCAACCGGTCCTGGGCGGCGATCTCCACCCCCTCCTCGGCGCGGGCCACGTCGCCGAGCTGGTTTTCCAGCAGCGTCACCCGCTTTTCGAGCGGCTCGCGCAGTTCCTTACGCAGCAGCGTCGCCTTCTCGTGCCGCGCCGTTTCCCGCGCCCCCTCGCTCATGGTGCCCTCGCTCACGCTGGGGTCGGCGACGAGCGACTTCAGGGCGGCGTAGGCCCGCTCCCACGCTTCGCCGGGCGCCTGAGTCGGGGACAGCTCCGCGCGCCGGGCGAGTTCCGCCGAGAGGAGCGGCCCCAGCCCGTCCACCCGGCCCCGCCACTCGCCGATAGGCACGTCGGCGAGCGTGCGCGCCTCCTCAGGGGTCATATGGCGCGGGTCGAATTTGTCGTAGGGCGGCGGCGGCGTGTACAGTCCGCCGCTGCGGACCGTGCGGAAGCGGTTGCGGCTGCCGGTGATCTCGCGCGCGGCGAGCGTGATGCGGCCCCCGAAACCCTCGCCCGCCTCCAGCACGAGCAGGTTGGCGTTGCGGCCCGTCACCTCGAACAGCAGCCGCGCTGGAGGCTGGTCGATAAAGCCTTCTGCCGGGCCGAAATGCAGCGCCACCACCCGGTCGAGCTTGAGTTGCTCTATGTGCAGCAGCTCCCCGCGCACCCGCGCCGCGAGCAGGCGCTGAAAGGGGTTATGGGGCTCGCCGCGCAGCCGCTCGCGGCTCAGGAACAGCACCGGTTGCGGCGGGCGGTACCCGAGCACCAGGTTGCCCAGCGGCGTGCCGCCCGGCGCGTCGAGCAGCAGCGCCGCCGTCGTCTCGTCGGGAAAGGCCCAGCCAAGGTGGCGGGCGGGCAGGTGCGGCGAGAGGTCACGCAGCACCCGCGCGAGCATCAGCCCCTCCACGGGACGCCTCGCTGGAGCAGGAAAGACATAGGGAGGAACATCATCCGTACATCTTGAGGCTCAGCGGGCGGGTGACGAGGGCACCGGACCGCTCAGCCGGAAAGAGCACCTGCCGATTGTGGGCTATGCAACGGGTTTTTATCGTCTCTGGCGAAAGAGATACCAAAAAATTAAGACTTAATGAAGATAAGCTGACTCTGCTGTCAGGGCCGCCTTGAACTGGGTTGATATATTTACAGCTGAGCCGTCTAGACGTTTGGTTTCACTCTCCGGACTTTCCTGTGTCATGGGTGTGGCCCACTTCTCTAGCCTTGATCCTGTTGAGCGTCAGACGGTTCGGGTCTGTCCCCCTCTACTGGAAGCGCTTCCCGCTTTCGTTGAAGGTCCCTGACTGGGGACCGCAAGGAGTCTTATGAAAAAAGCACTGACCCTCCTGTCCCTCGCGCTGCTCGGTCAAGCGGGCGCCGCCACCCTGACGGTCTGGACCCACTTTGGAGACGCCGAACTGGCGTGGCTCCAGGCCCAGGCCAAGAGCTACGAAGCCAAGACGAAGAACAAGGTCAACATCGTCTCGGTGCCGTTCGGCGACATCACCGACAAGTTCATCCAGAGCGCGCCCAAGGGGCAGGGTCCCGACCTGATCGTGACCCAGGCGCACGACCGCATCGGCCAGATGGCGGCGGCGGGCGTGATCGAGCCGATGGACAAGTACGTCACCTCCAAGACCGACCTCGACCGCACGGCGCTCTCGGCGATGACCTACCAGGGCAAGCTGTTCGGCCTGCCGATGTTCGCCGAGTCGGTCGCCCTGATCTACAACAAGAAGCTGGTCCCCAAGGCCCCGACCACCTGGGCGCAGTTCCTGTCGGCGGCGCAGGCGGCGCAAAAGGGCGGCAACCTCGGCTTCCTGATGGAGCTGAACAACGCCTACCTGACCTACGGCTTCACGAGCGCCTACGGCGGCTACGTCTTCAAGAACAACGGCGGCACCTTGAACACCAAGGACATCGGGCTCGCCAACGCGGGCGCCGCGAAGGCCGCCGGCTTCCTGAACGACCTGCGCTTCAAGTACAACCTCGTGCCGGAGGGCGTGAGCGGTGAAGCGGCCCGCAGCGCCTTCGTGCAGGGCCGCGCCGCGATGATCCTGACCGGTCCCTGGGACATGGCCGACATCAAGAAGGCCAAGATCGACTACGGCATCGCCGCTTTCCCGACGCCTCCCGGCGCGAGCGGCAAGTGGAGCCCCTTTGTCGGCGTGCAGGGCACCCTGATGAACGCCTACTCGAAGAACAAGGCGGCCTCGGCAACCTTTGCCAAGCAGATCACCACCTCCGACGCGCAGGTCGCCTTCAACAAGGCGGGCGGACGCATCCCGGTGAGCCTCTCGGCGCGCACCAAGCTCAAGAATGACCCCGTGGTCGCGGGCTTCGGCAAGACCATCAGCCAGGGCACCCCGATGCCCAACGTGCCGCAGATGGGCGCCGTGTGGGGACCGTGGACCAATGCGGTGACCCAGGTCTCGCAGAAGGCCGGCGTGGACTACAGCGGCGTCCTGAACAAGGCCGTCACGGAGATGAAGAGCAACATCAAGTGATCCACTGATCCCGGTGGGGCAGATGGGCCGTGCGCTCATCTGCCCCTTCTGCCGTGTCTTCTGGGCTTGGCGCCGCCCACGCGCCGGACCCAGAGACAACGTTCATGAAGTTGTCAGTTCGGACCCCACCCCACACAATGTGTCCATTCCACCTTCAGGAGGCTTGACTCTATGACCGTGACTGCGCGTCCACCTTCGCTGCGTTCTGTGGTACCGCCCGACGGCGCCCGTGGGGTGATGATCGCCATCGGCATTCTGGTGGTGCTGATTGCCGTCAGTGCGCTCGTCGGCTGGCTGCTTTCTACCGTCACCGCGTCGGTGTGGCCCTCGGCGCCGCCTTACATGATCCTGGTGTGGATCGCGCTGGCGCTCGTGCTGCTCACGCCGACCATCGGGCGGCTGTTTCCCTGGATCAGCAACTGGTACTACCTGTTTCCGGCCATCGTGTTTATTCTCGCCTTCACGGTGTTGCCGGTTGTCTTGACGGTCAACTACGCCTTTACCAACTACAGCGGCCAGAACAGCGGCAACCCCGACTCCGCCGCACGGACGGAGGCGCAGCTCAGCAGCGACCGGCTCACCATCAACTTGCCGGAACGGGGAACCGACGAGCCGCTCTCTGCCTTCCTCAAATGCCGTGCGGCGGGCTGTGCAGGCGAGCAGGTCGTGCTCTACGACGAGGACGCTTCGGTGCCGTACCGTTTCGCGGTGGCGAGCATTGGAGAGAACTCGGTGCGCCTCGCGCAGCCGGTGCCGGCGACGCTCGATGTGGCCTACGCCACCCGCATCAACCGTATCGACCGGGTGGGTCTCGCCAACTTCCAGGAGATTTTCTCCAAGGCGAGCCGCGCGCTGTGGCCGGTTTTTCTGTGGACGATCTCGTTCGCGTTCTTCACGGTGATCCTCAATACCCTCGCCGGCCTGATCCTGGGCATCCTGCTCTATAACAAGCGGCTCAAGGGGCGCAACGTCTACCGTACGCTGCTCTTTTTGCCGTGGGCAATCCCCGCCGTGATCAGCGTGCAGATGTGGGTGGCGCTGTTTAACCAGCAGTTCGGCATCGTAAACAAGTCGCTCGGGCTCCTCGGGCTGCTGCCGATTCCCTGGCTCAACGACCCGCTGTGGGCGAAGATCTCGATTCTGCTCGTCAACCTCTGGCTCGGCTTTCCCTACATGATGACGGCCACCATCAGTGCGCTCTCGACGATCAACGACGATCTCTACGAGGCGGCGAGCATCGACGGCGCGAGCCGCTGGCAGCAGATCCAGGCGATCACGCTGCCGCTGCTGCGGAACTCCTTTACCCCGATCATGCTCTCGGCGTTCGCGTTTAACTTCAACAACTTCGGGATCATCTACCTGCTCACGGCGGGCGGCCCGGCGCAAGAAGGGCGCGAGAGCACCGCGCAGAGCACCGACATCCTGCTCTCGTGGGGCTACAACACAGCCTTCGCGTCGAGCGGCGGTCAGAACTACGCGCTCGCCAGCGCGATCGCCCTGATCATCTTCTTCCTGACCCTCGCCATCTCGCTCGTCAACTTCAAGGCGGCGGGCGTCTTCGAGGAGGCCCGCAAGTGACCACTGCTCCTCAACCTGGTGGGCAGCGCCCCCTTCCGCCCGGCGGCTACGTCCATCAGGAACCCTCGTGGCTCCGTAAGGCCATGCCCTGGCTCGTGCTGCTCGGTCTCCTGGTCGGCCTCGGCTTCCTGGTTCAGGCCCTGTCCAAAGTTCAGCTCGCCCGCGGCTTCTCGATCTACTTCGTCGAGGGAGGGTGGCAGCGCTTCTTGCTGTTCCTGCTCGCGGCGAGCGGCTTCCTGGCCCTGACCAGCCTGATCGGGCAGCGCCTCGGGCAGGCGCGCACCGGCAAGCGCATCAGCTACCTCGCGGTGCTCGGCGATCAGCTCACGCACCTCTTCCTGATCCTGGTCGTGTTCGTCGCGATCTACCCCCTCTTCTACGTGCTGCTCGCGGCGTTCGACCCGCGCAACAGCCTTTTCGCCTTCCCGAATTTTCAAGACCCCAACCTGCTTTACCGCGCCGGGCTGCTGCCGGAACTCGGTCAGCTGAATACCGAGAACTTCGGCCGGCTGTTCGATGGGGTGACGATTCCTGCCTACCAACTGCTGCTGGCTGGAATCGCGGGCGCGTCCATCGCGGCGCTGCTGCTGATGGCCCTGGCCAACCGGATCGGGCGCACCCCCGAGGCGCTCACCCAGGCCCGCAGCTGGGTCACGCGCGCCCTGATCGCCGCGACCGTGCTGCTCCTGATCTTCATGACGCCCGCGCAGTTCCAGGGAACGTCCAACGAGAGCAAGTTCCTGCTTTCCGTACGCAACACCCTTTTCGTCTCGGGGATGACGGGCGTGCTCGCGATCCTGCTGTCCACGACCGCGGGCTACGCGATGGCCCGGTTGCGCTTCCCCGGGCGTTTCCAGATGCTGCTCTTTTTCATCTTCATCCAGATGTTCCCGGTGTTTCTCGCGCTCGTGGCGATCTACACGCTGCTCACGATTCTGGGGCTGGTGAACACTTTCACGGGCCTGATCCTGGCTTACTCCGGCGGCGCGATCGCCTTCAACACCTGGATCTATAAGGGTTACGTCGAGTCGCTGCCCGAGTCGCTCGAAGAAGCCGCGATGGTGGACGGCGCGACCCGCTGGCAGACCTTCCGGATGGTGGTGCTGCCGCTCTCGGGCGGGATTCTGGCCTTTATCTTCCTGAACCAGTTCATCGGGACCTACGCCGAGTTCATCCTGGCGAGCGTCCTGCTCACCGGCGTCGAGCAGTGGACGGTGGGCGTGATGCTGCGCTCCTTTACCAGCGGCCAGTTCTCGACGAAGTGGGGCGTGTTCGCGGCGTCGGCCACCCTCGGAGCGCTGCCGATCGTGGCGCTGTTCTACGGCTTCCAGAACTACTTCGTCGGCGGCACGATGGCCGGCGGGGTCAAGGAATAACCCCGACGCTCCGCCTCTCTCCCGGCTCCTTCCCCTGCGGAGGGAGCTTTTCTTTGCCACTGTGCTAGAAGTTGACCTTTCTGGTACACTACCTGGATGGCCGCGCCGCTGACTTCAGAACGGCGCGCGAAGGAGTGACGATGAACAGAAAGATCATGGCTGGCCTGCTGCTGGCCGGACTCGCCCAGGCGGGCGCGGCGACGGTGCCGACCCTCACGAAAGGCACCCTGAAAATCGGCATGGAGGGCACCTACCCGCCCTTTACCTACAAGGACGACAAGGGCGTGCTCACCGGCTTCGACGTGGACATCGCGCGGGCGGTGGCGGCGAAGATGGGGCTCAGGGCCGAGTTCGTGCTCACCGAGTGGAGCGGCATCCTCGCCGGACTCCAGGCCAACAAGTACGACGTGATCGTCAACCAGGTAGGCATCACGCCCGAGCGCCAGAAGACCATCGGCTTCAGCCGGCCCTACGCTTACAGCAGCCCGCAGATCATCGTGCGCAAGGCCGGCTCCTTCGCGCCGAAGACCCTCGCCGATCTCAAGGGCAAGCGCGTAGGCGTGGGGCTGGGGAGCAACTTTGAAAAGCAGCTGCGGGCGGTGAGCGGCATCAACGTCGTGACCTACCCCGGCGCCCCCGAATACCTCGCCGACCTCGCGGCGGGGCGGCTCGACGCGGCGTACAACGATCGGCTGCTCGTGGGCTACCTGATCCAGCAGCGCGGCCTGCCGGTGCGCGGCGCGGGCGTGATCGGTGACGCCGAGGCGGTGGGCATCGCCATGAAAAAGAGCAATACGGCGCTCAAGGCGGCGGTGGACCGGGCGCTGCTCTCGCTGCGGGCCGACGGCACCTATGCCAAGATCAGCCGCAAGTGGTTCGGTCAGGATGTGGGCAAGCCCTGACATCAAGCTTGTGGCCTGTTTGCTGAGGAAGGCCGTGACCTGAGCCGCCGGAGAAGCGCTTGAACACCGAACAACTGCAACTCGTCTGGCAAAGCGCGGTGAGTGCGCTGCCCACGCTGCTCGCGGCGACGCCGGTCACGCTCGGCTTCGCGCTCGGGGCGATGCTGTTGGGCTTACCGCTGGGTTTCGCAGTGGCGCTCGCGCGGCTCTCGCGCTTCGGGCCGCTGCGCAGCGTGAGCAGCGTGTTCGTGTCGTTCATACGCGGCACCCCGCTGCTCGTGCAGATCTTCGTGATCTATTACGGCCTGCCGAGCCTGGGCGTGAGCCTCAGCCCCGTGGCGGGCGGCGTGATCGCGCTGACCCTCAACGCGGCGGCGTACCTGAGCGAGACGATCCGCGCGGCGATTCTGAGCATCCCCAAGGGCCAGCACGAGGCGGCGACCAGCCTGGGTCTGAGCGGCTCCCAGACGATGAGGCTGGTCATCTTGCCCCAAGCGGCGCGGGTGGCCCTGCCGAGCCTGAGCAATACCCTGATCGGGCTCGTGAAAGACACCTCGCTCGTGTCGGTGATCACCGTCGTCGAGCTCCTGCGCAGCGCCCAGCTCGTGATCGCGCGGACCTTCGAGCCGTTCGGGCCGTACCTCGCCGCCGCGCTGATCTACTGGGTGATCTCCAGCCTGCTCGAACTCGTACAGCGTGCGCTGGAGCGGCGTTTCTCGCGCGGAGTGGCGGTCGTCTGAGGTATCCGGAGAGGAGAGGGGGGGGCATCATCCCCCTCCTTTTCACACTGACTATCTTGCTTGACAAGTATCCTGCTCCACACTACCTTGCAAAGCATGAATCCCCTGAAGTCCGGCACGCTGGACCTGGCGCTGCTCGCCTCGCTGGAGGAGCGGCCCCGTTACGGCCTGGAAATCCTGGCGCACGTCAACGGGCGCAGCGGGGGATTGTTCGACATGCGCGAGGGGAGCCTTTATCCGGCGCTCTCGCGGCTGGTGAAGGCCGGGTGGGTGGAGGCCGAGTGGCAGCCGAGCGACAAGGGCGGCGCGCCGCGCAAGGTCTACCGCCTCACCGACGACGGGCGGCGGGCGCTGGGCGAGAAGAAGCAGGAGTGGCGCACCCTGCGCGGCGCCC is a genomic window containing:
- a CDS encoding Rqc2 family fibronectin-binding protein is translated as MEGLMLARVLRDLSPHLPARHLGWAFPDETTAALLLDAPGGTPLGNLVLGYRPPQPVLFLSRERLRGEPHNPFQRLLAARVRGELLHIEQLKLDRVVALHFGPAEGFIDQPPARLLFEVTGRNANLLVLEAGEGFGGRITLAAREITGSRNRFRTVRSGGLYTPPPPYDKFDPRHMTPEEARTLADVPIGEWRGRVDGLGPLLSAELARRAELSPTQAPGEAWERAYAALKSLVADPSVSEGTMSEGARETARHEKATLLRKELREPLEKRVTLLENQLGDVARAEEGVEIAAQDRLEADLLMAYAHTVEPGAASAVLPAFDGEGEVPVALEPQLSAVQNAEKRYARARRREEVYLRLAEREENIRSELEAARERLARLEQADLAQLEALATDLESEKPERSPYGARYRTPGGHEALVGRNNKENATLTHRVGRSMDWWFHAQGYPGSHVLVRSGGKDLDLPDILYAAQLAAAHSKARGSGNVPVDYTRIKYVWRPRGAPAGQVHYTDQKTVFVNGDLPG
- a CDS encoding rhodanese-like domain-containing protein codes for the protein MKEVTPAEGQRLVQQGALLVDVREPDEYEAVHAEGAQLMPLSEFEARASELPKDRPLVMICRSGARSARAGEWLLEQGYSDVVNLQGGTNAWVEDGLPSVHGSGVRGNA
- a CDS encoding rhodanese-like domain-containing protein, whose protein sequence is MPTVIDLRRPEERERAPLPGSVALTLEEIEDGAHGLRPEQGPFTVICTLGTRADLAARYLRADGLDARRGSPD
- a CDS encoding AlbA family DNA-binding domain-containing protein — protein: MTQGFSPAPSPLGVLPPPGPTCVHLPLGVTPQELARHAVGLANARGGSVVVGADLVGGHGGRDAGELHPLMITHAIFELSGGRLTVNVQHHRLPGGTQVLTVFVPQAPYVLAAPDGAVLAWDGAHLVPVLPGTGEPVADQDYTAVVPPDASLADLDPAEVGRLRLLGRRIDAANLPDLDFLRELGLLVPSGGALRPTLAAILLAGTGAALRAHVPQAEVCYFHHQTNDVEFQFREDLRRPLPSLLLRLSELIQARNRFTPVQVGLFRVEVWDHDESVYREALLNALTHRDYTLRDVVHVHHYPDRLEIMSPGGFSGGITPGNILRHQPKRRNPLLAGVLARLGLVEQAGVGVDKMFSLMLRHGKEPPEYVNYPDAVTLTLYGSAFDSDFVRFVARKQEELPQLSLDMLIVLSVLAREGEAPRAVLARALQLPEDRTPRLLRQMEDLGLIVRAGVGRGIAYHLAPEVGQALGRERRRRLAVVPDQEGEVTERPTLLASGNGPGQPAPSAMREPEPSQSPESAPARSRAQTGTLSASGPTQSEVRAIALALARERGQVRNADLREVCGLSAQQSWRVLRGLVDAGRLVRRGSGTRGAAYELAGGPG
- a CDS encoding metal-sulfur cluster assembly factor codes for the protein MTGEAPAALDTRPTEAQVLEALKIVKDPEIPVNVVDLGLIYGVDVMDSGQVDITMTLTSVGCPVQDLIRADAEMAVGRLDGVSGVNVEFVWTPPWGPDKMTEDGKRQMRMFGFNV
- a CDS encoding ABC transporter ATP-binding protein: MTQTRRPVAGSSLSLDRVTYRYGRGGAGVGPLDIQVAPGEFLCVVGPSGSGKSTLLSLLAGFLRPQQGQIRLGGDVVQGPHPALTLVQQEPALFPWLTVAGNVAFGLKRLSGPERSARVEEALRLVGLSGYGGRRVHELSGGQRQRVSLARALAVKPGLLLLDEPFSALDHATRTSLADELLAIWWEQKVTVVFVTHQLDEALHLGRRVVALRRGEVALDAPSQGLSVQELRQVLGG
- a CDS encoding ABC transporter permease codes for the protein MTALPSPPDLTQPERRTPSRWRVLSWQILGLALILGVWWLVTDLLKLYPPYVFPSPRAVWTEIAYGLWGTGPQDGKLLAAIGGSLRRVLTGYLIAVLLGGLAGLLMGAWLPLRATLGAYLTGLQSIPSIAFVPFAILFFGLNERAVLFVVILEGFIPVALAVSGALLNVPPALRVAGRTLGASGPGLMLRVLLPAALPNVLTGLRTAWSFAWRALVGGELLIAGAKSLGELLEVGRNTANVALVLATILIIGVIGGLFDALLRRAEGRVRRDYGLEVQT